Below is a genomic region from Castanea sativa cultivar Marrone di Chiusa Pesio chromosome 2, ASM4071231v1.
CTGTGGGAGGTGTCCGTCTTGGAGGAAGGACACGATCGGTGTCATCCAGCTGTTTATGCCCTGGATTGCCAACGTCGGGATTTCTTCGATGCTGGGGCGTTTTTGCATCTCCATGCTTAGCTCCCTGCTCGTTggttcttcctcagaggaggcCATTTTCGTGATCTCGTCTGCTTCCATATTCTGGCCTCTTGGGATCTGCACGAACTCCAATTTGTTAAACTCCCGGGCCAGATGTTTCGCCATCTTGAGGTATTCTAcattctttcctcctttgcttcatTCTCCTCTTTGATCTGTCCTATTACTAACTTCGAGTCACTTTGAACGAGCAGATTTTTTGCTCCGAGTGCCTTCCCAAGTCTCAATCCCGTCAATATTCCTTCATACTCCGCTTCGTTATTGGTAGCTGGAAATTCAAGTTGAACTCCATACCTAAGCTTTTCTCCGCCGGGGGTGATTATGATGACCCCTACTCCCCCCCTCTTTTGGGCTGATGAGCCATCAGTCTAGATTGTCCACTGTTCTGCCTCATCACCGCGGTCGTCATCTTCTGGAAGggtgaactctgcaatgaaatcgGCTAGAGCTTGCACCTTGATGGCTGTTCTGGGATGGTActcgatgtcgaactggctgagttcgattgcccacTGGACCATTCTCCCTGCTGCCTCAGGTTTGTTCATAAATTTCCTGATCGATTGGTCCGTCATTACTAGGATGGgatgtgcttcgaagtatggtcgcAGCTTCCGTGAAGCCACTATTAAAGCGAATGCAATCTTCTTAATCCTGGGATACTTAGCTTCTGCTCCCTGGAGGGCTTAACTGATGTAGTAAACTGGAAGCTGCTTCTTATCCTCCTCTCGAATCAGGGCTGCACTGACGGTCGTGGCTGATGCCGCCAGGTATAGATAAAGGTTTTCTCCTTCCTTCGACGGACTCAGGAGGGGCGGATTGCTCAGATAACATTTGAGCTCTTGAAACACTGCTTCGCATTCGTCAGTCCAGGCgaaagcttgcttcaatgtcTTGAAGAAGGGTAAACATTTGTCCGTAGCTTtggagacgaacctattgagtgcagcAATCCTTCCTGTGAGCAtttggacttctttgacggTCTTTGGTGATGTCATGTTTAGTATTGCTTGTACCTTctccggatttgcttctatCCCTCTCTAGGACatcatgaatcccaagaattttcctgagGCTACCTCGAAAACACACTTActaggattcagcttcatttgaTATTTTCTGAGGGTGTCAAACGTCTCTTCCAAATCGTCCAGGTGCATCAATTCCtttttgctcttgacgagcatatcgtccacattCACCTCCATGTTTCTTCCAATctgcttgctgaacatcttgtttactaaTCTTTGGTATgttgcccctgcgttcttcagtccCAAGGGCATCACCCTATAGCAGTAGAGCCCTTGGCTCGTGATGAAAGtggttttttcttgatcttcctcagccatctttatctggttgtatcttgaaaaagcatccatgaacgTCAATAGCTTATGCCCGGCCGTAGAATCTACCAGCTGGTCTATCCTAGGCAAAGGGAAactgtcctttgggcaagccttgtttaggtccatgaaatccacacacattctccatttcccattcgcTTTTTTCACcagcacgacgttggccagccactcgGGATAATAAACCTTCCAAATGAAGCCTGCCTGCAACAACTTGTTAACTTCGTCGGTGATCGCTTGGCTTCGTTCGGGGGAAAAGACTCGTCGTCTTTGTTGGATGGGTTTTCTCCCAGGATCCACGTTTAGCTCGTGCTGGATGACCTGGCGTGATATGCCGGAcatatcctcgtgactccatgcaaagacatccagGTTTTCCTTGAGGAATTGAATGAGTTTCGTCCTCATCTCCGGGCTTAAGATTGTTCCTATCCTCATCATCTTGGCAGACTCTCCCTCGACGAGTTCCACTGCTTCCAAAGCTTCTACTTTGTCTTCCTTTTCCTCCTCAATTGTCCACGTGTGGTTTTCCTTCGCAGCCAGTATTGCCTAGTAGCATTCCCTGGCCAAGACCCGATCCCTTTTCACCTCGTCGACACCGTCCTCagttgggaatttcacctttAGACAGTAGGTGGACGTAGCCGCCTTCTACCTGTTAAGCGTGGGTCTCCCAATGATTACATTATATGACGAGAGGCAATCTACCACCAGGAAGTCCAACTGACGGGTCAACTGCTTCGGGTAGGTCCCTACTATGACTTTTAGCGTCACTATGCCCTTGGGGTATACCTTGTCCCCGCTAAAGCTGACGAGAGAGGAGTCAAACGGGCACAATCTCCCAGGATCTAGTTTCAACTGTTGGAAGGCCGGTAAGTACATGATGTCTGcggagctgccattgtctacaaGGATCCTCTTGGTGTTGAACCCTTCGATTGTGAGCGTTATAACTAGGGGTCATTATGTGGCTGCCTTACTCCCCGAGCATCCTCTTCGTTGAAAAACATGTCATGGTTTGTCCATCTCTACTTGAATGGGGGTTCCATATGGACGTTATTTACTTTTCTCTGGCATGttttcttgagggacttgtatGATCCCCCCATGAATGGCCCTCCTGCGATCGTacttatctccccgatcacatCCTGTGGTGGTTGGGATGGACGGATCTCATTCTTGGACGAGGATTCGCGCTGGCTCTTGTTGCCATCTCTGAACCTGCTAGACTCTCCTTTCTTCACATACTTCTGCAGTTTCCCTTTCTGTATCAACTCCTCTATCTGTCATTTCAGGTCTCGGTAATCCTCCATGTAATGGccatgatccttgtggaatcagcagtatttgttcttgtcacGCACGTTAGGGGACGAATGTAAAGGTCTCGGCCGCTGAAGGTAATGTTGATCCTGaatctgtgtcaaaattttgtcaacaggcataattagaggGGTGAATTTTACTGTTCGTGGAGCTTTTTCATCCTTTCGTTTATCTACGTCACTTCCTCGACGGCCTGGGCGCTCCCTCTTTTGCCCCCTACATTCGTCTTCCCTCCTTTCTCGACCTTTCCTCGTCCACTATGGTTGCCagtgcgtcctcagcattcatgtacttttgggcCTTCAGGAGCATCTCTGCCATCATCCGAGGCGGATTCTTTGCCAGCGAGACGACGAATTCTCTGGACCTAAGCCCTGCTTTAAATGTCATCAGTTGTACCTTGTCGTTTGCGTCGTCCATTTCTAGGGTctctcgagtgaagcgtttcacgtatgaccgcaaggtctccctctccccttgcttaatagtgagtaggtgatccgctCGTCTATTAGGACATTGCCCTCCGACGAAATGGCGCAGAAAGGGGCTACTTAACTGTTCGAAGTTGTCAATGGATGAAGTGGGCAGTCTCGTGAACCACTCTCTTCCAGCTCCCTTCAGCGTAgtagggaaggaacgacacattatttcattagggggctgttgaaggcccagtgtcgtcttgaaggtattaaggtgatcttggggatccTTAAGCCCATCGAAAGGCTCAAGTTGAGACAACCGAAACTTTGCTGGTACTGATCGTTCCAAGATTGCCATGGTAAAAGGAGAATTCGTTGCCCTGACCATTCTATCCAGGCTCCGATCCGTCTTCTCCTTAATGGCATTTCTCAACTCGTTTATCTCCTTCCTCATTTCTTGGAGAAGATCAGAATGTTATTCATTTGGAGTAATGGTCCTTCGTCGATCGCTTCTCCCGTGGCTTTCTCCCTCATCCTCGTGGACAGCTCTGGATTGATCCTCCTCTTGCTGAAGCCTttgtctcatctcctgattcTACTTGGTGAGTTCTTCGACGATGGCCGCAAGAGCTTGAACTTGCTGAGCCAAGGCTGCTGAAtcctggttggattccatctggatATCGAAGTTGATAGGAACTGCGTTTTCGAATCGTAGTACGAGAAtgtcgttcccacagacggcgccaaactgatgaagcaaaaATTCGTTAGTCGATATGAGTTCGTCCAGATAGTGCCGGTCACACTCCTGTGTCACGACGGAAGCAAGAGCTCATtcaaatggtcaccggtgtggtgcctgctaCAACGCCTCCGATACCAAAGTTAGTGCGGAAGAaggtttataataataataataacagaaTAACTCAGTATCTCTTGTGACTGTGACTGTCAATGTACCTTGTGTTGGAGGTGTGAAGGCTTTATATACATTCTTctggattctagccgttgtggtaTTAATGCCTTGCTCAATAACATTCCCAGCTGAGTGATGGATCTTTAATACGCCCCCAACGGTCTACCTAGCTGGTGTTGTACCCACCTGAGGTATTGCTGGCGGCATTGATGATTCTGGTATCCTCGTCAGTGACATGGCTAGCTGCTTGGGTTCGTCAAAGAGAGCGGTGTCATCTGCAGTATTGACTTCGTCCGTGATCTATTTCGTCAGTTTCATCAGAATCCGTTTGGTACGgtatttaaacaatagtttaaaaagtttttttaaaaatatgtgtgggtaaaacaatgtgtaaaaatattgtaagattatttaaaaattgaaaattattgtttgaaatcATGTACCATACACCCCATAACATCAGTGATATGAGTATATGATGTTGGACAATTCATTGGAAAATATCAATTGGAAAATGCTATTCTAATATTTTGCACAACTTTTATAACAATTTGTTCAGATGACAAGTACTCAGCGATAGAATAAAAGGAATGGTTTCACAACTCTATCGCTGAAGACTTGCCCACctaaataaattgtgaaaaaagttaTGAGGTTAGTATtactaatataaatttatttcctCCTTAACTGATACGTAACCTTTCATCTTCCTCTTCCCTTGACTTCCATGACCATACATCACACAAAAAGTTAAACGTACATAATAAGGAAGATCCAGAACTGACCATTTTGTCTTAACTGGAGCcttatttaaaaatgaaacaTCTTCTATTAACTATGGTaaactaattttcaatttttcagaGGCAAATGGCAGACTCATCGTTATATCTACCAGTCAGATCAGTACTAGCAAGAAAGGGCGTTCGAACACATTTACACTTTAACGTGGACTATAATACACAATTAAGAATAGGGACAAAAATTCCCAAACTTTTTTCATGACACAATTAGGAGTAGCATATTGCATGTGCTTGTGCATAATAAAATTCGTAAGAAACAATTATTCACTACAAATCtcataatggttttttttttttttgggagtgaAAACGATGAACAAGAGATGGTGTTAATGAATTTCAAATATGTCCATTACTCACGGTAGACGAACtcaatatttatgaaatttgctgtgaaaaaagttgaatttataATACTACTATAATATAATTGCTGAGAAGAACTATTCCAAATATCGTGACCCAAACCtgtcataaataatttgaaaatcagTATATTAGAAAGGTAACGTGATAATCTTGAACTTTGAATAATTGATTACAAAAACTGCCTTTCCTTCGTCTTTTGACACGTATTTTTCATCTTTGTTAAACTTTTATTCCATGGATGGCTCAAAGCCAGACCCACAGGCAGTACTAGTTTGAGTGTCTTGGGGTTtcatctttttacttttttttaaattcttttaagTTGAGGGATTAgtgttcttttttaaattttttaaaaaaaaaattccttttgtTCCACTACCACTAATGCACTAATAATGAGGTAACGGgtggaaaataataatttttttttaaccgttagatcttttaaaaatttatggtttaaaaaatgcgtacttttttttgtttgatacaagataaaatttctactttagcctaattaatctaaatgtatatgtatgtaaagctctctcctaaagacttgaaccccgattTTTGCCCCACTCtataagcatttatacttgtggaatgaccACCACACCAATGGTGCACAATGATAAAAGACATAACTTTATAAAAGTTACACCAAATGTAACTTAAAtccatcttttatatatatatatatatatatatatgtgtgtgtgtgtaaacaaaaataacacaATGACTTAAAACGATCACAATGGCATGCTCTGAgcatgttctttttctttttcttttttatgggaagcatgttctttttttacaattttagttatttgttatttttaaatgaaaaaccgTACCTAGTACCAATAGTTTTACATGTTTATATGGTGCTATTTCACAACCACTGTACCATAACACCTGTAATACAAATTTAAGATTtggaaaattcatattttacGCTATAcggtaaaatataaatttacattatagagacacaaaaagtaaaaaatattacaaacatTTGTAAAAAGTGTTCAATATTTacactttgtttgtttcaacaataatatttttttaaaaatgagtcatttttcaataatcattttctataaatttatctcatttttcaatatttggtaGCAATTTTATATGAGTTGAAAAGAAAACCTcctaacttctcttatttagcttactgtgagatagagttgttttccaaaaaaaattaatggaaaacaatctttaaaaataagccatactttttatgttgactaaagatagtttttctttgactcattttttttatactaccaaatactgaaaaataagaaaaactatctttacacaaaattttctatcaaattaaacaaacaaagcgTTAGTATTAATATATCACTTTTTACAAATATGTGTAACATCTGTcttttttatgtgtttataattaatgtaaatttatattacaAGTATAATATTACAACAAAAACCTATAAagttttttaagattttaaccACCTACCATCACTGaactaataaatatatataaataattattggcTTTTGCAAATGAGTATCAAATGGTcctttttaaaagataaaagttGCTCATCTCCTTAAAAAAATTGGTGCTCCTAATTCTTGACTTCTGCACTCAGTACACATAATTATCTATTCCAACTTCGTTCATTCGTctttttatattgaaattttttttttttttttatacaagatagaattctactctaacttaatctaaatgtatatgtgtatgaaactccctcctagagacttaaacTCAGTCTTGCCCCCACACCTTAaaagcatttatatttgtggaaTGATCATCACACCAAAATTGTACGATgattatattgaaaatttttaaatactcttaatcataaaaatattaggTTTTTTCCTCTAATATTTATGATCCATTTAAATTCATAACCCTCACCATAAATATCAGAGAATCTGACCATTATCCATGCCCACGTAAGTATCAATCCCCCTAATACATATATTTGTGGAGGCAAAAGCATAACCCCTCACCTCTATAAAATACTCCATCTAACTATATACCCATCTCACCATACCATAAACTATCCATCTCCTTCATCGATCGATCATTAGACACGCACCTTTTCATCTTCTCCTCTCGTTCACTTCCATGATGACTTCAAAGCCACAATCACACGTAGTAATAGTCTCCAGCCCTGGCGTTGGCCACCTTGTCTGTGATCTTGAGCTCGGAAATCGCCTCGCCGCCGATCACAACGTCCATGTCACCTTCTTCGTCGTCGTTGATTCCAACTCCTCAGCCGGCGAATCCGATCTTATCCAATCAGCCAGAATTCAAAGACTCCTAGACATCATCGAACTACCACCCGTGGACATCTCCGACAAAGTCGAGCCCAATTCTCCGATCTTCACAAGGCTAACAACAATCATGCGCGAAACTAATCCAATTCTCAGGTCAGCAATCTCATCCCTGAATCCTAGCCCAACAGCTCTCTTCGTTGATATTTTCGGAACACCAGCACTTGATGTTGCTGACGAATTCCACATGTTAAAGTACGTATTTGTTACCTCTGCATTGCCACTTGCTTTAATATTATATGTTCCTGTCCTCGACAAGGAAGTACAAGGTGAATACGTTGTCCAAAAAGAACCGCTAAGGTTGCCGGGTTGTATGCCGGTTCGACCAGCTGATGTGGTTGACCCGTTGCTGAACCGGACCAAGCTTGAATACCGTGTGTTCTTACAAGTTGGTTTAGAGATGCGTCAGAGTGATGGGGTTTTGGTCAACACTTGGGAAGATTTGGACACCACAACGCTTAGAGCAATGAGAGAACAAGAAGGTTACGGATCTGTACCGGTT
It encodes:
- the LOC142625433 gene encoding uncharacterized protein LOC142625433; this encodes MAKHLAREFNKLEFVQIPRGQNMEADEITKMASSEEEPTSRELSMEMQKRPSIEEIPTLAIQGINSWMTPIVSFLQDGHLPQDAKEARKIKQRATRFTILNDNLYKRGHSLPYLKCVDEDEARYILEEIHEGIYGDHAGPRSLVSKVIRTGYF
- the LOC142623565 gene encoding anthocyanidin 3-O-glucosyltransferase 5-like, with the translated sequence MMTSKPQSHVVIVSSPGVGHLVCDLELGNRLAADHNVHVTFFVVVDSNSSAGESDLIQSARIQRLLDIIELPPVDISDKVEPNSPIFTRLTTIMRETNPILRSAISSLNPSPTALFVDIFGTPALDVADEFHMLKYVFVTSALPLALILYVPVLDKEVQGEYVVQKEPLRLPGCMPVRPADVVDPLLNRTKLEYRVFLQVGLEMRQSDGVLVNTWEDLDTTTLRAMREQEGYGSVPVYAVGPLVRPVKPSGLKSKLLDWLDEQPVETVIYISFGSAGVLSAQQITELAWGLELSRKRFIWVLRPPIKDKGGDALDYLPDGFLERTHNLGLVVTQWAPQSEILGHKSTGGFLSHCGWNSSLESILNGVPMIAWPLYAEQKMNATMLAEELGVAVRPKIAPTKGIVGREEIEMMVRKVMGNQEGKAMRVRVKELKDSGEKACTEGGSSFNALAQLAKQCQMNLQSQKVK